The Kangiella marina genome window below encodes:
- a CDS encoding DUF3301 domain-containing protein translates to MTNLLVILLIALAVGTWVNIRRVQESAYKAAQKACQEASVQNLDGYVALKKVYFDRDDKGRIRFLRRYQFEFATDGAQRYKGYLVMQGKWPVIVEMESV, encoded by the coding sequence ATGACAAATTTACTGGTTATTTTACTGATCGCACTAGCTGTAGGCACTTGGGTCAATATTCGACGCGTGCAAGAATCTGCATACAAAGCGGCGCAAAAGGCATGCCAAGAAGCATCAGTGCAAAACCTTGACGGTTACGTCGCCTTAAAGAAAGTGTACTTTGACAGGGATGATAAAGGCCGAATTCGATTTCTTAGGCGTTATCAATTTGAGTTCGCCACCGATGGCGCTCAGCGCTACAAAGGCTACCTTGTGATGCAAGGAAAGTGGCCCGTTATCGTAGAAATGGAGTCAGTTTAA
- a CDS encoding patatin-like phospholipase family protein, whose translation MTLKEWLSAAPFTLTLSSGFFSFYAHTGMLSALEEEHLLPRRLTGTSAGALVASCWAAGINTAQLKDILFKLERKDFWDPGFGWGLLKGEKFRAILSDILPAKTFETCRAELSLSAYDTKSKSTIIINSGGLIPAIYASCAIPFLFQPLKYNGYCLLDGGIKDRPALADVRADERVFYHHIVSVSPWRKKGSKALEVPRKDNMVALQLYDLPRCGPTKLEKGPEAFHAAYQATKRALQRPIDKNDQVELAV comes from the coding sequence ATGACTCTAAAAGAATGGCTTTCGGCCGCCCCTTTCACGTTAACGCTATCGTCTGGCTTTTTCAGCTTCTATGCTCATACGGGCATGCTCAGTGCGCTCGAAGAAGAGCATTTATTACCGCGCCGCTTAACCGGAACTAGCGCCGGAGCTTTGGTTGCATCCTGTTGGGCGGCGGGCATTAATACTGCTCAGCTCAAAGATATTCTTTTTAAGTTAGAGCGGAAAGACTTTTGGGATCCTGGATTTGGTTGGGGGTTGCTTAAGGGTGAAAAATTCCGAGCCATTCTCAGTGATATTTTGCCAGCTAAAACGTTTGAAACGTGTCGTGCTGAACTATCACTGTCTGCTTATGACACCAAGTCCAAGTCTACCATCATCATTAATAGCGGTGGGCTGATTCCGGCGATTTATGCTTCGTGTGCGATTCCCTTTTTATTCCAGCCTTTAAAGTACAATGGCTACTGCCTGTTAGATGGTGGCATTAAAGATCGACCTGCGTTAGCGGACGTGAGGGCTGATGAGCGCGTTTTTTATCACCATATCGTTTCGGTCTCTCCTTGGCGAAAAAAAGGCTCTAAGGCCTTAGAGGTGCCGCGTAAAGACAATATGGTGGCGTTACAGTTGTATGATTTACCGCGCTGCGGCCCAACTAAGTTAGAAAAGGGGCCTGAGGCCTTTCATGCGGCTTATCAAGCCACCAAGAGGGCGCTACAACGCCCCATTGATAAAAACGACCAAGTTGAGCTTGCCGTTTAA
- a CDS encoding YfhL family 4Fe-4S dicluster ferredoxin: MALIITDECINCDVCEPECPNEAIYQGEEIYEIDPDKCTECVGHYDEPQCQQVCPVDCIPLDEDNPETKEQLISKYETLTGEAYVEL, from the coding sequence ATGGCATTAATAATTACCGACGAATGCATTAACTGTGACGTTTGTGAGCCTGAATGTCCCAATGAGGCGATATATCAGGGGGAGGAGATCTACGAGATTGATCCTGACAAATGTACAGAATGTGTTGGTCACTATGATGAGCCCCAGTGTCAGCAGGTTTGTCCGGTCGACTGTATTCCGTTGGATGAAGATAATCCTGAAACGAAAGAGCAGTTGATTAGCAAGTATGAAACCTTAACCGGCGAAGCTTACGTCGAACTCTAA
- the coaD gene encoding pantetheine-phosphate adenylyltransferase — MKKIVLYPGTFDPITKGHMDLVKRACRLFDTVIIAVAESPSKKPMFSLNERVDMVRQIFKGNTQVEVQGFNGLLAHFAQEKDALAVLRGIRAVSDFEFEFQLANMNRHLDPDLESIFLTPSEKYSYISSSLVREVASLGGDITAFVDPAVKDALEKKFSE; from the coding sequence ATGAAAAAGATTGTGTTGTATCCAGGAACCTTTGATCCCATCACTAAAGGCCATATGGACCTTGTTAAAAGGGCTTGTCGTTTATTTGATACGGTAATTATTGCGGTGGCAGAAAGTCCTTCAAAAAAGCCGATGTTCAGTTTAAATGAGCGTGTTGATATGGTGCGCCAGATCTTCAAAGGGAATACTCAGGTCGAGGTTCAAGGATTTAACGGCTTGTTGGCACATTTCGCGCAAGAAAAGGACGCGTTAGCCGTTCTGCGGGGTATTCGAGCCGTTTCTGATTTTGAGTTTGAATTTCAGCTGGCCAATATGAATCGCCATTTAGACCCAGATTTAGAATCGATATTCCTGACGCCCTCGGAGAAGTACTCCTATATTTCGTCATCGCTGGTCCGTGAGGTGGCGTCATTAGGGGGTGATATTACGGCATTTGTTGATCCTGCTGTAAAAGATGCGCTTGAAAAGAAATTTTCAGAATAA
- a CDS encoding coniferyl aldehyde dehydrogenase has product MDLKLEHQALVTNYRAAPYPSFQTRQQKLAQLIALLKENEEQIIEAISDDFSYRSPAETELAEIYPSLKAIKHTQKHLADWMSPEKRKVSVWFQPAKASIMYQPKGVVGVIVPWNYPLYLALGPLIGAIAAGNRVMLKMSEFTPQFSQLFAKLCEQYLGDDWVGVITGGPEVGEAFSKLPFDHLVFTGSGRIGKKVMQAASENLTPVTLELGGKSPTIIDASFSLKLAVERLLFGKLLNAGQTCLAPDYIFVPENLKSEFVATAQQVAKTFYPRWKESEYTALASNKQFTRLNDLLDDAKNQNAEVVPLLDEAEACARKVPPALVLNTHEDMLIRQEEIFGPILPVVTYQEHDEVIDYINRHPRPLALYLFSYNKQVTRQYMLKTISGGVTLNDTILHVSQEELPFGGIGASGMGHYHGHEGFKTFSKAKSIFKQSRFAGTKLMYPPHNKFANWLLGLMKR; this is encoded by the coding sequence ATGGATTTAAAACTCGAGCATCAAGCCTTAGTCACTAATTACCGCGCAGCACCTTACCCAAGCTTTCAAACCAGACAGCAAAAGCTAGCCCAGCTTATTGCATTATTAAAAGAGAATGAAGAGCAGATTATTGAAGCTATCAGTGATGACTTTAGTTATCGCTCACCTGCGGAAACTGAGCTCGCGGAAATTTACCCATCCTTAAAAGCCATTAAACACACGCAGAAGCATTTAGCTGACTGGATGTCGCCAGAAAAGCGTAAAGTCAGCGTTTGGTTCCAGCCGGCTAAAGCCTCGATTATGTATCAGCCAAAAGGTGTTGTGGGTGTCATCGTGCCTTGGAATTATCCGCTATATTTGGCGCTTGGCCCACTAATTGGTGCTATTGCGGCGGGTAATCGTGTGATGCTAAAAATGTCTGAGTTCACGCCTCAGTTCAGTCAATTGTTTGCCAAGCTTTGTGAGCAGTATCTTGGCGACGACTGGGTTGGTGTGATCACTGGTGGGCCAGAAGTTGGTGAAGCCTTTTCTAAGCTGCCATTCGATCACTTGGTATTTACTGGCTCGGGACGAATTGGCAAAAAAGTAATGCAAGCGGCTAGCGAGAACTTAACGCCTGTGACATTGGAGCTGGGTGGAAAGTCACCAACGATTATTGATGCATCATTTTCGCTCAAGCTGGCTGTCGAGCGATTGCTATTTGGTAAGCTATTGAATGCAGGGCAGACCTGTTTAGCGCCAGATTATATTTTTGTACCAGAAAACTTAAAAAGTGAGTTCGTGGCTACGGCACAACAGGTCGCGAAAACGTTTTATCCTCGTTGGAAAGAATCCGAGTATACTGCGTTAGCGTCGAACAAACAGTTTACACGCCTGAATGACTTATTGGATGATGCGAAAAACCAAAATGCTGAGGTTGTCCCTTTATTGGACGAGGCTGAGGCGTGTGCTAGAAAAGTGCCGCCGGCCTTAGTGTTGAATACCCATGAAGACATGTTAATACGGCAAGAAGAGATTTTTGGGCCGATATTGCCAGTGGTGACTTACCAAGAACATGACGAAGTGATTGACTACATTAACCGTCATCCAAGGCCTTTAGCCTTATATTTGTTCAGTTATAATAAGCAGGTAACACGACAATATATGCTGAAAACGATTTCCGGAGGCGTTACACTCAACGATACCATCCTTCATGTGAGTCAAGAAGAGCTTCCATTTGGAGGTATCGGCGCCAGTGGCATGGGGCACTACCATGGCCATGAAGGGTTCAAAACCTTCTCCAAAGCAAAAAGTATATTTAAACAAAGCCGCTTCGCAGGAACAAAATTAATGTATCCACCACATAACAAATTTGCGAATTGGCTACTTGGATTAATGAAACGATAA
- a CDS encoding hydrolase gives MLKESHFDPPWWLKNRHLQTFWAPLVPKLPLPKLTRQRLELSDGDFIDMDWVNPERDAPTVVLLHGLEGDIDSPYLRRMLFQIQQRRWRGVLVYWRGCSEEMNRLDKTYHSGRSEDLDEVIAEIHKSKSPDKLFVSGYSLGANVLLKWLGENEENARIDAGCAVSTPFNLSICADSIDQGFSKIYKFYLLNSMKKRIVKKFTPERLLQLLNMSPRDVMAINSFREFDNRVTSFLNEFEDAEDYYRTASSIYYLGTIKKPALVIHAADDPFMSPEIIPRDDELPDALELLISEHGGHVGFVSAPTSKGVSFYLENTMLNYFDRFL, from the coding sequence CTTTTTGGGCGCCACTAGTGCCGAAGCTACCTTTGCCTAAATTAACGAGGCAGAGGCTTGAGTTGAGCGATGGCGACTTTATTGACATGGACTGGGTCAACCCTGAGCGAGATGCGCCTACCGTTGTTCTGCTCCACGGCCTTGAAGGTGATATCGACTCTCCCTACTTACGTCGAATGCTTTTTCAAATCCAGCAAAGGCGTTGGCGTGGTGTTTTAGTCTATTGGCGTGGCTGTAGTGAAGAGATGAATCGACTGGATAAAACCTATCATTCAGGGCGAAGTGAGGATCTGGATGAAGTGATTGCGGAGATCCATAAGAGTAAATCTCCCGATAAGTTATTTGTATCAGGTTATTCGCTTGGCGCCAACGTGCTTTTGAAGTGGCTTGGCGAAAACGAAGAAAACGCTCGAATTGATGCAGGTTGTGCGGTGTCGACGCCTTTCAACCTTTCAATTTGTGCGGACTCTATCGATCAGGGTTTTTCGAAAATTTATAAGTTCTACCTGCTGAACTCGATGAAAAAACGCATCGTGAAAAAATTCACGCCAGAGCGCTTACTGCAATTATTGAATATGTCGCCAAGAGATGTCATGGCGATCAACTCTTTCCGTGAGTTTGATAATCGGGTAACGTCGTTCCTTAACGAGTTTGAGGATGCGGAAGATTATTACCGTACCGCTTCCAGTATTTATTATTTAGGCACTATAAAGAAGCCGGCGTTAGTGATTCATGCTGCCGATGATCCTTTCATGTCACCCGAAATCATTCCCAGAGATGATGAGTTACCCGACGCTCTAGAGTTATTGATTAGTGAGCATGGCGGTCATGTTGGCTTTGTGTCGGCACCGACCAGCAAAGGAGTCAGCTTTTACCTTGAAAATACCATGCTTAATTATTTTGACCGCTTTCTATAA